A region from the Flavobacteriales bacterium genome encodes:
- a CDS encoding T9SS type A sorting domain-containing protein has translation MRTPFTMFLAAAALHAAAQFHIVPVLDAGENPRELNIDAEISLYMIDSGWVQHLDANATDAFTPPIALPFPVWFNGAAYSSFVANQAGVLSFTSNPLTQPTETNFALPSPLVPPNSVCVWGLYFNNGGSGLYTKTFGIAPYRQFWATWCFASSDGVAFTQWSIVFEETTGHIYIADQKTGYPPSQTSLTVGVQVNSTEAYQVPSSPNVASVCGAAYDVDFADNAYYVIKPGAAHTLDAFTEQDATVRFAQIGSPVALRAEVRNLGSQTISDIMMHYRVDGGAVQSANALLFAPLPTGAVGVLEHPQLFSSTTAGTHTIDLWCNAPNGTADQWPANDTVHFTIAVLDTFVVRNTLIEMFTSSTCGPCVGSNAKLDTLILPAVDHYCLIKYQMSWPNPGDPYYIPAASARSSHYGVGGIPDLRIDAHEEGTQFLEPGDVQNYQALPAFISMEVVDPVFTGTQVSGTVQLHVVADQPSTDIRLLTAVVERLTTGNASTNGETEFHQVMMTILPTSGGQLIGPLSAGQTLSYPFTADMSGTFVEEMDDLAVVAWVEEIAPKRVLQSACADVEGAVGLAPTEEGTTPLRVVPVPSDGPFTVFVPADLLCHAPRMMLYDAQGRCVWTAPTVAERTTVDAPLAPGVYTIVVATDNAQRSGRVLVGR, from the coding sequence ATGCGCACGCCCTTCACAATGTTCCTTGCCGCTGCTGCCCTGCACGCTGCCGCCCAGTTTCACATTGTGCCGGTGCTCGACGCTGGCGAGAACCCGCGCGAACTGAACATCGACGCCGAGATCAGCCTTTATATGATCGACAGCGGTTGGGTACAGCACCTGGACGCCAATGCCACCGACGCCTTTACACCGCCCATCGCCCTACCCTTCCCGGTGTGGTTCAACGGAGCGGCCTACAGCAGTTTCGTGGCCAACCAGGCCGGTGTGCTCTCCTTCACATCGAACCCGTTGACCCAACCCACCGAAACCAACTTCGCCTTGCCCAGCCCATTGGTGCCGCCCAACTCGGTGTGCGTGTGGGGCCTGTACTTCAACAACGGCGGCAGCGGGCTCTATACCAAGACGTTCGGCATTGCGCCCTACCGGCAGTTCTGGGCCACGTGGTGCTTCGCCAGCAGCGATGGCGTGGCCTTCACGCAATGGTCCATTGTCTTCGAGGAAACCACTGGGCACATCTACATCGCAGACCAGAAGACCGGCTATCCGCCCAGCCAAACCAGCCTTACCGTGGGCGTGCAGGTGAACAGTACCGAGGCCTATCAGGTGCCTTCATCGCCCAATGTGGCCAGCGTGTGTGGCGCGGCTTACGACGTCGATTTCGCTGACAATGCCTACTACGTGATCAAACCCGGCGCCGCGCACACGCTGGATGCGTTCACCGAACAGGACGCCACGGTCCGCTTTGCCCAGATCGGCAGCCCGGTGGCCCTGCGCGCCGAAGTCCGGAACCTCGGTTCGCAAACGATCAGCGACATCATGATGCACTACCGCGTTGACGGCGGAGCAGTGCAAAGTGCCAACGCCTTGCTCTTCGCACCATTGCCAACGGGTGCCGTGGGTGTACTGGAACACCCGCAGTTGTTCAGTTCCACCACCGCGGGCACGCACACCATCGATCTCTGGTGCAACGCGCCCAACGGCACGGCCGACCAATGGCCCGCCAACGACACGGTGCACTTCACCATTGCCGTGCTCGACACTTTCGTGGTCAGGAACACGCTCATCGAAATGTTCACGAGCAGCACCTGCGGCCCGTGCGTGGGCAGCAACGCGAAGCTCGACACGCTGATCCTTCCGGCCGTGGACCACTACTGCCTCATCAAGTACCAGATGTCGTGGCCCAACCCCGGTGATCCGTATTACATCCCCGCCGCCAGCGCACGCTCCTCGCACTACGGCGTGGGCGGCATACCTGACCTGCGCATCGACGCCCACGAAGAGGGCACGCAGTTCCTGGAACCCGGGGACGTGCAGAACTACCAGGCCTTGCCCGCGTTCATCAGCATGGAGGTGGTGGACCCTGTGTTCACAGGCACGCAGGTGTCGGGCACCGTGCAACTGCATGTGGTGGCCGATCAGCCTTCCACCGACATCCGCTTGCTCACCGCGGTGGTTGAGCGCCTCACCACCGGCAACGCCAGCACCAACGGCGAAACGGAATTCCACCAGGTGATGATGACGATACTGCCCACCTCCGGCGGCCAGCTCATCGGGCCGCTCAGCGCCGGGCAAACGCTCTCCTACCCCTTCACCGCAGACATGTCGGGCACCTTCGTGGAGGAGATGGACGACCTGGCCGTGGTGGCTTGGGTGGAAGAGATCGCACCGAAGCGGGTGCTGCAAAGCGCGTGTGCCGATGTGGAAGGTGCGGTGGGCTTGGCGCCGACGGAAGAAGGAACAACCCCGCTGCGTGTGGTGCCAGTGCCGAGCGATGGTCCGTTCACGGTGTTCGTTCCGGCCGATCTGCTGTGCCACGCTCCGCGCATGATGCTGTACGACGCACAAGGACGTTGCGTGTGGACGGCCCCGACCGTGGCTGAACGCACCACAGTGGATGCGCCACTGGCGCCGGGCGTTTATACGATCGTTGTTGCCACTGACAACGCGCAGCGCAGCGGGCGCGTGCTGGTTGGCCGCTAA
- a CDS encoding acyl-CoA dehydrogenase, giving the protein MSFELTEEQKAVRDAARDFAQNVLKPGVIERDREQKFPAAEIKQLGELGFLGMMVSPKYGGGGMDTVSYVLAMEEISKIDASCSVVMSVNNSLVCWGLEQFANEEQKLKYLVPLAKGEKIGAFCLSEPEAGSDATSQRTTAIDMGDHYLLNGTKNWITNGGTASTYLVMAQTDVAKGHKGINCLIVEKGMPGFTVGAKEDKLGIRGSDTHTLMFQDVKVPKANRIGGDGFGFKFAMKTLAGGRIGIASQALGIASGAMELALAYSKERKAFGKTISEHQAIQFKLADMATEIEAARLLCLKAAWLKDQHLNYDQASSMAKLFASEVAMRHTVEAVQIHGGYGYVKEYHVERLMRDAKITQIYEGTSEVQRIVIGRSVLSA; this is encoded by the coding sequence ATGAGCTTCGAACTGACCGAAGAACAAAAGGCCGTCAGGGATGCCGCCCGCGATTTCGCCCAGAACGTACTGAAGCCCGGTGTCATCGAGCGTGATCGCGAGCAGAAGTTCCCCGCTGCGGAGATCAAGCAGCTCGGCGAACTGGGTTTCCTCGGTATGATGGTGAGCCCGAAGTACGGCGGTGGCGGGATGGACACCGTGAGCTACGTGCTTGCCATGGAGGAGATCAGCAAGATCGACGCGAGCTGCTCGGTGGTGATGAGCGTGAACAACAGCCTCGTGTGCTGGGGACTGGAACAGTTCGCCAACGAAGAACAGAAGCTGAAGTACTTGGTCCCATTGGCCAAGGGCGAGAAGATCGGTGCGTTCTGCCTCAGCGAACCCGAAGCCGGTAGCGACGCTACCAGTCAACGGACCACGGCCATCGACATGGGCGATCATTATCTGCTCAACGGCACCAAGAACTGGATCACCAATGGTGGCACGGCAAGCACCTATCTGGTGATGGCCCAAACCGATGTGGCCAAGGGGCACAAAGGCATCAATTGCTTGATCGTGGAGAAAGGCATGCCCGGTTTCACCGTCGGGGCCAAGGAAGACAAGCTGGGCATCCGCGGCAGCGACACCCACACCCTCATGTTCCAGGACGTGAAGGTCCCCAAGGCCAACCGCATCGGCGGGGACGGCTTCGGTTTCAAGTTCGCCATGAAAACCTTGGCTGGCGGGCGCATCGGCATCGCTTCGCAAGCGCTGGGCATTGCAAGTGGCGCCATGGAACTGGCCCTCGCATACAGCAAGGAGCGCAAAGCGTTCGGCAAGACGATCAGCGAGCACCAGGCCATCCAGTTCAAGTTGGCCGATATGGCCACCGAGATCGAGGCCGCGCGTTTATTGTGCCTCAAGGCCGCGTGGCTGAAAGACCAGCACCTCAATTACGACCAAGCCAGCAGCATGGCCAAGCTCTTCGCCAGCGAAGTGGCCATGCGCCACACCGTGGAAGCGGTGCAGATCCACGGTGGCTATGGCTACGTGAAGGAATACCACGTGGAGCGCTTGATGCGCGATGCCAAGATCACGCAGATCTACGAGGGCACGAGCGAAGTGCAACGCATCGTGATCGGCCGGAGCGTTTTGAGCGCCTAG
- a CDS encoding thioesterase family protein, whose translation MDPIRYSINLRWSDMDPNFHLRHDVYYSLGAQARVEALLRSGITPQVMKDAHFGPILFREECVFRREMRLEDQVDVHVRLSKARPDGSRWSFRQEFVRNDGTLCAVLSVDGAWMDTQLRKLTVPPQELMARFLGIPRTDDFELLAPSAPQAG comes from the coding sequence ATGGATCCCATCCGCTATAGCATCAACCTGCGCTGGTCCGACATGGACCCCAACTTCCACCTGCGCCACGATGTGTACTACAGCTTGGGCGCACAGGCCCGCGTGGAGGCCTTGTTGCGTTCCGGCATCACACCGCAGGTGATGAAGGACGCCCACTTCGGCCCCATCCTGTTCCGCGAGGAATGCGTGTTCCGGCGCGAGATGCGACTTGAGGACCAAGTGGACGTGCATGTACGCCTGAGCAAGGCACGGCCCGATGGTTCGCGCTGGTCGTTCCGGCAAGAGTTCGTGCGCAACGATGGAACGTTGTGCGCCGTGTTGAGCGTTGACGGGGCATGGATGGACACGCAGCTGCGCAAGCTCACCGTGCCGCCGCAGGAGCTCATGGCGCGCTTCCTCGGCATTCCGCGCACCGATGATTTCGAGCTGTTGGCACCATCGGCACCACAGGCCGGTTAG
- a CDS encoding type IX secretion system membrane protein PorP/SprF produces MGSIVIKTPLRKALLSAVAILVAVQSFGQDPQFTQFYANPLYLNPAFAGTARCPRVVLNYRNQWPALSGTFVTSSASYDQHVKSISGGLGFLVTHDQAGKGTLNTTTVSGIYSYQLTVSRKFSMKFAAQATYFQKSLDWNKLTFGDMIDPRRGFIYNTNDVPRGGSVGGADFSAGILGYTDIFFAGFAAHHLTQPNESLIVGTSKLPMKFTAHAGASIPLVKKGRIGEATTKISPNILYQQQAAFRQINLGVYVDRGPITAGVWYRARDAFIVLIGFHTERFKFGYSYDVTTSKLTTATAGSHEISVQLGFKCKNRKRPFRQVACPTF; encoded by the coding sequence ATGGGGAGCATAGTGATCAAGACACCGCTACGGAAGGCGCTATTGTCAGCCGTGGCCATACTCGTTGCGGTCCAGTCGTTCGGACAGGACCCCCAATTCACGCAGTTCTACGCCAATCCACTTTACCTCAATCCTGCTTTTGCGGGTACGGCCCGGTGCCCACGCGTGGTGCTCAACTACCGCAACCAGTGGCCGGCCCTCTCGGGCACGTTCGTTACCAGTAGTGCGAGCTACGACCAGCACGTCAAGAGCATTTCGGGAGGCCTTGGCTTTCTCGTGACGCATGATCAGGCCGGTAAGGGCACCCTGAACACCACCACTGTGAGCGGTATCTATAGCTACCAGCTCACTGTTTCGCGGAAGTTCAGTATGAAGTTCGCCGCTCAGGCGACCTACTTCCAGAAATCACTCGATTGGAACAAGCTCACGTTCGGGGATATGATCGATCCGCGCCGTGGCTTCATCTACAACACCAACGATGTGCCTCGGGGAGGTAGTGTCGGTGGAGCTGATTTCAGCGCGGGCATCCTGGGGTACACGGATATCTTCTTCGCGGGCTTTGCCGCCCACCACCTTACCCAGCCCAACGAGAGCCTCATCGTGGGAACGAGCAAGCTGCCCATGAAGTTCACCGCCCATGCCGGCGCGTCCATCCCGTTGGTGAAGAAAGGCCGTATCGGTGAAGCCACCACCAAGATCAGCCCCAACATACTGTACCAGCAGCAGGCAGCGTTCAGACAGATAAACCTTGGCGTTTATGTGGACCGCGGACCGATCACCGCAGGCGTATGGTACCGTGCACGCGACGCGTTCATCGTGCTCATAGGTTTCCACACCGAGCGTTTCAAGTTCGGATACAGCTACGACGTCACCACCAGCAAATTGACCACGGCAACAGCAGGCAGCCACGAGATCAGCGTACAGCTCGGGTTCAAGTGCAAGAACCGCAAGCGTCCGTTCCGTCAAGTGGCCTGCCCAACGTTCTGA
- a CDS encoding SUMF1/EgtB/PvdO family nonheme iron enzyme codes for MKYLLQLAALGGSAALLASCNFEKSGATGWNYNDSKNGGFEKAPFEEQENGPGLVLIEGGQFTMGRVTDELTHDWDNIPRTVTVSSFYIDEVEVTNFYWLEYLYWTDRVFGTDYPEIYKKALPDSLVWRSKLAFNDPYVEYYLRHPAYRDYPVVGVNWLQANDYCAWRTDRVNELILIREGLFEDNPNQINEDHFTTDAYLAAQYESGKRVEGMQDINPNRDFRNVRMEDGILLPRYRLPTEAEWEYAAYGLIGNTVDERQVERRIYPWNGHWVRYDSRKKGGAFYGDFRGNFMRGRGDYMGVAGSLNDNGDITTPVFSYWPNDYGLYNMAGNVSEWVMDVYRPLSPEDKDDFRPFRGNVFKTKVLNSDGAIQEKHDIVVYDVDGIKYHLTEFQREMSGRATPEEGQLIDELLTMVEQAIEFNNTRKSDAAMQRVQDMVDLIKGKDLEICPKLLSAISDYQSDQPGDVRMRNVTVEENIDRRNYRQSDNIDFTDGDVESSIFYEDPSFEGNAMYDWGKTTLVNDRARVYKGASWADRIYYANPGTRRYLDERQSTCTIGFRCAMTRVGSPTGLGDDKRRSKLQK; via the coding sequence ATGAAGTACCTCCTTCAACTCGCAGCGCTCGGCGGATCGGCCGCGCTGCTGGCCAGCTGCAACTTCGAGAAAAGCGGCGCCACCGGTTGGAACTACAACGACAGCAAGAACGGCGGCTTTGAGAAGGCGCCGTTCGAAGAGCAGGAGAATGGTCCGGGCTTGGTGCTGATCGAAGGCGGTCAGTTCACGATGGGCCGGGTAACCGATGAACTCACCCACGATTGGGACAACATCCCGCGCACGGTAACGGTTTCTTCGTTCTACATCGACGAGGTGGAGGTAACGAACTTCTACTGGCTGGAATACCTCTACTGGACCGACCGCGTGTTCGGCACCGACTATCCGGAGATCTATAAGAAGGCCCTGCCCGATTCGCTCGTATGGCGGAGCAAACTCGCCTTCAACGACCCCTACGTGGAGTACTACCTGCGTCATCCCGCCTACCGCGACTACCCTGTGGTGGGCGTTAATTGGTTGCAGGCGAACGACTATTGCGCTTGGCGAACGGATCGCGTGAACGAGCTGATCCTCATCCGCGAGGGCCTGTTCGAAGACAACCCGAACCAGATCAACGAAGACCACTTCACCACGGACGCCTATTTGGCGGCCCAATACGAAAGCGGCAAGCGTGTGGAGGGCATGCAGGACATCAACCCCAACCGCGATTTCCGTAACGTGCGCATGGAGGACGGCATCCTGCTCCCACGTTATCGGTTGCCGACCGAAGCCGAGTGGGAATACGCCGCATACGGACTGATCGGCAATACCGTGGACGAGCGACAGGTTGAACGCCGGATCTATCCATGGAACGGCCACTGGGTCCGCTACGACAGCCGCAAGAAAGGCGGGGCGTTCTACGGCGATTTCCGCGGCAACTTCATGCGGGGCCGTGGTGATTACATGGGCGTGGCCGGCAGCCTGAACGACAATGGTGACATTACTACACCGGTGTTCAGCTACTGGCCGAACGACTACGGCCTGTACAACATGGCAGGCAACGTGAGCGAATGGGTAATGGACGTGTACCGTCCGCTGAGCCCTGAGGACAAGGACGACTTCCGTCCGTTCCGAGGAAATGTCTTCAAGACCAAGGTCCTGAACAGCGATGGCGCCATTCAGGAAAAGCACGACATCGTTGTTTACGATGTGGATGGCATCAAGTACCACCTCACCGAGTTCCAGCGTGAAATGAGCGGCCGGGCGACCCCGGAAGAAGGCCAGCTCATCGATGAGCTGCTGACCATGGTTGAGCAGGCCATCGAATTCAACAACACCCGTAAGAGCGACGCAGCAATGCAACGCGTGCAGGACATGGTGGACCTGATCAAGGGTAAGGACCTCGAGATCTGCCCGAAATTGCTGAGCGCGATAAGCGACTACCAGAGCGACCAGCCCGGGGATGTCCGCATGCGCAATGTGACGGTTGAGGAGAACATTGACCGTCGCAATTACCGGCAATCCGACAACATCGACTTCACCGATGGTGATGTGGAAAGCAGCATTTTCTACGAAGACCCGTCCTTCGAAGGCAATGCCATGTACGATTGGGGCAAGACCACCCTGGTCAACGACCGTGCCCGGGTTTACAAGGGAGCAAGCTGGGCGGACCGCATTTATTACGCGAATCCAGGCACGCGGCGCTACCTCGATGAGCGGCAGAGCACCTGTACCATCGGGTTCCGTTGCGCCATGACACGCGTGGGCAGCCCGACGGGCTTGGGTGACGATAAGCGTCGCAGCAAGTTGCAGAAGTAA
- a CDS encoding UDP-N-acetylmuramoyl-tripeptide--D-alanyl-D-alanine ligase, with protein sequence MITTNDLHKHFLECSGACTDTRQLVQGGLFFALKGPNFDANTMAAAALQGGCRYAVVDDLQVATDDRFILVSDVLSALQELARHHRRTFSIPVIAITGSNGKTTTKELVHAVLGAYAPALATSGNLNNHIGVPLTLLRMSAEHRFAIVEMGANKPGDIAELMAIAEPSHGMITNIGKAHLEGFGGYDGVVRTKTEMYAWIKGHGGTLFVHGDDELLMAKSAGIARITYGTQDGNNTTGRDSGGAGAFVSFSFDVRNEHGHYDVPTQLIGNYNVPNLLAAVCIGQHFGVPDEVIAGALAEYTPSNNRSQFKDTGSNHLVLDAYNANPSSMQAALRNFAALPSDRPKLVVLGDMLELGAESADEHNGIVALLTELQLKAWLVGPEFGRTGPGRVHLRFANATEALAHATAAPVENHLILVKGSRGVKLETLVPAF encoded by the coding sequence ATGATCACCACCAACGATCTTCACAAGCATTTCCTGGAGTGCTCCGGCGCGTGCACGGACACACGACAATTGGTCCAAGGCGGGCTGTTCTTCGCTTTGAAGGGCCCCAACTTCGATGCCAACACGATGGCCGCCGCGGCATTGCAGGGCGGCTGTCGTTACGCCGTTGTGGATGACCTGCAGGTGGCCACTGATGATCGGTTCATTTTGGTCAGCGATGTTCTTTCGGCGCTCCAGGAGCTTGCCCGCCACCATCGCCGCACGTTCAGCATACCGGTTATCGCAATAACGGGATCGAACGGGAAGACAACGACCAAGGAACTGGTGCATGCCGTCCTGGGCGCTTACGCCCCTGCGCTGGCCACCTCGGGCAACTTGAACAACCACATCGGGGTGCCACTTACCCTGTTGCGCATGTCGGCCGAGCACCGCTTCGCCATCGTTGAGATGGGCGCGAACAAGCCCGGTGACATCGCGGAACTGATGGCCATCGCCGAGCCCTCGCACGGTATGATCACCAACATCGGCAAGGCACACCTGGAGGGATTCGGCGGGTACGATGGGGTGGTACGAACGAAAACCGAGATGTACGCGTGGATCAAGGGCCATGGCGGCACGTTGTTCGTCCACGGCGACGATGAACTGTTGATGGCGAAGAGCGCAGGCATTGCCCGCATCACTTATGGCACGCAAGATGGCAACAACACTACCGGCCGGGACAGCGGTGGCGCAGGTGCGTTCGTGAGCTTCAGCTTCGACGTGCGGAACGAACACGGCCACTACGATGTGCCAACGCAGTTGATCGGGAACTACAACGTGCCGAACTTATTGGCTGCCGTGTGCATCGGGCAGCATTTCGGGGTACCGGATGAGGTGATCGCCGGCGCCCTGGCGGAGTACACGCCGAGCAACAACCGCAGCCAGTTCAAGGACACGGGCAGCAATCACTTGGTGCTTGACGCCTACAACGCCAACCCGAGCAGCATGCAGGCCGCGCTGCGGAACTTCGCAGCACTGCCAAGCGACCGCCCGAAACTCGTGGTGCTGGGCGACATGCTCGAATTAGGGGCCGAAAGCGCGGACGAGCACAATGGCATCGTTGCCCTGCTCACGGAACTGCAGCTCAAAGCCTGGCTCGTGGGGCCGGAGTTCGGCAGAACGGGCCCGGGCAGGGTCCATTTGCGCTTCGCGAACGCAACCGAAGCACTGGCCCATGCCACGGCCGCGCCAGTGGAGAACCATCTCATTCTCGTGAAGGGCTCACGAGGCGTCAAACTGGAAACACTCGTTCCGGCCTTCTAG